One Rhizoctonia solani chromosome 2, complete sequence DNA segment encodes these proteins:
- a CDS encoding RNA recognition motif protein: MADLEALAQAERALSGAKDDSKDSRSYREDRDRDRDREGGRDRDRRRHDDRDRRDHDRRRDEDRYTPGRRDDYDRRDRERYSDRDRDRRRYDRHDDRRRDDRRHDEHRDRDRGGRGRGRRDEHGTPERRSPTPEGAIPLSKRIRRASGWDVCAPGYEGYTAMQAKHTGMFNLPGANRTQVVPTIMGMSSALPPIHYGQGSFAPGTGVPNLARQSRRLYVGNITYEANENNLQEFFNRKMVEMKIGTGGGGDPVIGVQINHEKSYAFVEFRSAEDATAAMAFDGIMFQSGPLKIRRPKDYTGSDLSAPMGVHVPGVVSTNVPDSINKIFVGGLPTYLDENQVMELLKSFGELKAFNLVRENGNANASQGFAFFEYVDPSVTDIAIQGLNGMELGDRFLVVQRASVGAKSGIPGVPPELFAPAIPRPIMPITETADPNPSDSTILLLLNMVAPEDLTDDGEYTEIVEDVREECSKFGPVRSLAIPRPAKKEKSKWDANAGALVTAGGAVLAPGAVGATAGDGKTDEQRGVGRVYIKFETPEGASSALRGLAGRAFAGRSIIATILADDADHSPPLYELFPNDVQKRE, from the exons ATGGCAGACCTCG AGGCTCTCGCGCAAGCTGAACGGGCACTATCTGGTGCCAAAGACGACTCAAAGG ATTCGCGCTCATACCGAGAAGATCGAGACCGAGACCGAGACCGCGAAGGAGGACGGGATCGGGATAGGCGTAGACACGACGATCGTGACCGCAGAGATCACGATAGGCGCCGCGACGAAGATCGCTATACTCCTGGCCGCCGAGATGACTATGATAGGCGAGACCGGGAGCGATACTCGGATCGAGACAGGGACCGTCGCCGCTATGACCGTCATGACGACAGGCGGCGTGACGACCGCAGACACGACGAGCACCGAGACAGAGACCGCGGAGGTCGGGGACGTGGCCGCAGGGATGAGCATGGGACCCCAGAGCGCCGGTCGCCTACTCCCGAAGGTGCCATTCCCCTTTCAAAGCGGATTCGTCGAGCTTCGGGATGGGATGTCTGCGCACCCGGATATGAAGGATACACTGCCATGCAGGCTAAGCATACTG GCATGTTCAATCTACCTGGAGCAAATCGCACACAGGTTGTACCCACCATTATGGGCATGTCAAGCGCGTTGCCACCCATCCATTATGGCCAGGGTTCGTTCGCGCCCGGAACTGGTGTACCCAATCTCGCTCGCCAGTCTCGCCGTCTATACGTAGGAAATATCACATATGAGGCCAACGAGAACAACTTGCAAGAGTTCTTCAACCGCAAGATGGTCGAGATGAAGATTGGcactggtggaggtggtgacCCAGTCATTGGCGTCCAGATCAATCACGAAAAGAGCTACGCGTTTGTCGAGTTCCGTAGTGCCGAGGATGCTACCGCCGCTATGGCATTTGACGGGATCATGTTCCAGTCTGGTCCACTCAAGATTCGTCGACCTAAAGACTATACTGGCTCCGACCTTTCGGCACCCATGGGCGTACATGTTCCAGGAGTGGTCTCGACAAATGTTCCTGACTCGATCAACAAAATATTCGTCGGTGGCTTGCCGACTTATCTTGATGAAAACCAAGTCATGGAATTACTCAAATCTTTTGGCGAATTAAAGGCCTTTAATTTGGTCAGAGAAAATGGAAATG CCAACGCCTCCCAAGGCTTTGCCTTCTTCGAGTACGTTGATCCGTCGGTTACGGATATCGCTATTCAAGGCCTAAATGGCATGGAGCTAGGCGACCGTTTCCTCGTTGTCCAACGTGCTTCGGTTGGCGCCAAGTCGGGTATACCGGGTGTCCCGCCTGAACTCTTCGCGCCTGCCATCCCACGTCCGATTATGCCCATCACCGAGACTGCAGACCCCAACCCGAGTGATTCCACCATTTTGCTATTGCTTAACATGGTTGCGCCTGAAGACCTCACAGACGATGGCGAATATACAGAAATTGTTGAAGACGTTCGTGAAGAATGCTCTAAATTCGGGCCTGTACGATCGCTTGCTATTCCCCGTCCAGCCAAAAAGGAGAAGTCAAAATGGGATGCGAATGCAGGCGCACTTGTCACTGCTGGTGGTGCTGTTCTGGCTCCAGGCGCTGTTGGGGCCACCGCTGGGGATGGGAAGACCGACGAACAGCGTGGGGTGGGTCGCGTGTACATCAAGTTCGAAACGCCTGAAGGAGCGAGCTCTGCACTACGCGGACTGGCAGGTCGGGCGTTTGCTGGACGTTCGATTATCGCTACTATCCTTGCCGACGATGCAGATCATTCACCCCCGTTGTACGAGCTCTTCCCGAATGACGTGCAGAAGAGAGAGTAG
- a CDS encoding major facilitator superfamily transporter: MAPLATAPLSDKINDAIVLARSPEPDKEDTETKIEVPEGTSNPGYLRGAKLYIVVACILVTFLLVALDQTILATAIPRITSDFHALDEVTWIASVYFITQASFMLVFGQLTSVISGKLVFLGSLFVFEVGSLLCGVSTNVYFLIAGRAVAGVGAAGITVGSLAIGAILVRLEDRPVFMAGAGGCMALANIIGPILGGALADHVSWRWCFYINLPCGAVSAVGALIALSNIKPSSDGDDRPAWHRIAQMDWVGAILCIAIVSSLLLGLQWGGTSKPWDDPTIIGLFVAFGVSTVLLVIWQYYLGSRAMIPLKALMRRTQIGCCLVAFLAYLQLLTLTYYLPLNFQSVKGHNATQSGIDLLPIVLSNVTITLVGSIIVKKTGYFLYWIFMGGVFRALAGGLLFTLTKESGTAKLIGYQICVGLGGGMTLTNLLVAVQADVEHEKYVPQATALVTFIQYIGGITGLGIGGSIFASKLRQNLAIYAPDTPAELLLQSVYAIRTFSQDAQGPIIEAYTQSLKWTYLLGVPAGKGVTIRHGCHSDAIAEQSVFVAPCDVLDSEP; this comes from the exons ATGGCACCACTCGCTACCGCCCCACTCAGTGACAAGATTAATGACGCAATTGTCCTCGCCCGATCACCTGAACCAGATAAGGAAGATACGGAAACCAAAATAGAGGTTCCTGAAGGGACGTCCAATCCTGGCTATCTTCGAGGGGCCAAGCTCTATATTGTTGTTGCATGCATCTTGGTGACGTTTTTGCTTGTCGCACTTG ATCAAACTATCCTAG CCACAGCCATTCCGCGAATCACATCTGATTTTCATGCTCTCGATGAAGTAACTTGGATCGCCTCAGTTTACTTTATAACGCAGGCGTCTTTTATGCTTGTGTTTGGTCAGCTCACCTCGGTCATTTCAGGCAAACTTGTCTTTTTAGGCTCATTATTTGTGTTTGAGGTTGGAAGTCTCCT ATGTGGAGTCAGCACAAACGTGTATTTTTTG ATTGCTGG ACGAGCAGTTGCGGGAGTTGGGGCAGCAGGAATCACCGTCGGCTCGCTTGCCATTGGCGCAATA CTCGTCCGACTCGAAGACCGGCCCGTATTCATGGCCGGTGCAGGAGGATGCATGGCCCTCGCCAACATCATCGGCCCTATCCTCGGAGGAGCGTTGGCAG ACCACGTCTCATGG CGCTGGTGCTTCTACATAAACCTTCCCTGCGGTGCCGTCTCTGCTGTTGGTGCCCTGATCGCCTTGTCCAATATCAAACCGTCTTCGGACGGTGATGACAGGCCCGCGTGGCACCGAATTGCCCAGATGGACTGGGTTGGCGCGATACTATGTATAGCCATCGTTTCTTCTTTACTGTTGGGATTGCAATGGGGAGGAACAAGCAAACCGTGGGATGACCCGACCATTATCGGG TTATTTGTGGCTTTTGGCGTTTCCACTGTGCTACTTGTGATATGGCAGTACTACCTTGGCAGTCGGGCTATGATACCGCTTAAAGCGCTTATGCGCCGGACACA GATAGGATGCTGTCTTGTAGCATTTCTAGCGTACCTCCAGTTGTTGACGTTGACTTATTACCTTCC GCTTAATTTTCAGAGCGTAAAGGGTCACAATGCAACCCAATCCGG CATTGATTTGCTCCCTATCGTTCTTTCAAATGT AACGATCACACTTGTGGGATCGATCATAGTAAAAAAAACAGGCTACTTTCTCTACTGGATATTCATGGGCGGAGTATTCCGCGCGCTCGCTGGCGGACTTCTGTTCACGTTGACCAAAGAATCAGGAACCGCGAAACTCATCG GGTATCAAATATGTGTTGGCTTAGGAGGTGGTATGACGTTGACAAACTTGCTCGTTGCGGTTCAG GCAGATGTGGAGCATGAAAAATACGTACCCCAGGCCACG GCGCTGGTAACATTCATACAATACATAGGCGG AATAACAGGCCTAGGAATAGGGGGATCGATCTTCGCCTCTAAACTG AGACAAAACCTCGCGATCTACGCTCCTGATACACCAGCTGAATTACTTCTCCAGTCTGTGTATGCGATTCGAACGTTTTCCCAAGACGCGCAAGGTCCGATAATTGAGGCCTATACCCAG TCCCTCAAGTGGACGTATTTGCTTGGGGTACCAGCAGGTAAGGGGGTAACTATTAGACACGGTTGCCACTCTGATGCTATCGCTGAACAAAGCGTGTTTGTCGCTCCTTGCGACGTGCTTGATTCGGAACCGTAA
- a CDS encoding IBR finger protein produces the protein MNEGNELMLERAAHLQLLDLEDRRAELIADDPTLTELEITYDLIEADIQTTLQSIRDRRIARAVHNAGRTADSALIARIAQAESSAQEELHHHQEVVILATLAIRYP, from the exons ATGAACGAAGGGAATGAACTGATGCTCGAGAGGGCTGCACATCTCCAGCTTTTAGACCTTGAGGATCGAAGGGCAGAGCTGATAGCGGATGATCCCA CCCTGACTGAACTCGAGATCACATATGACCTTATTGAGGCCGATATTCAAACCACCCTCCAATCCATCCGGGACCGAAGGATTGCTAGAGCCGTTCATAACGCCGGTCGAACAGCCGACTCAGCCCTGATAGCCAGAATTGCTCAAGCTGAATCAAGTGCGCAGGAGGAGC TGCATCATCATCAGGAAGTAGTGATATTAGCAACCCTAGCAATCCGTTATCCTTGA